The genomic segment AACTCTCAAGCTGGATGAAACCCAATGGAGTAACGATCAGTTAATCGATTTTATGTTGGAATATCCTATTCTGATTAACCGGCCGATTGTGGTGACAGAATTAGGCACCAAACTGTGTCGCCCTTCGGAAGTGGTTTTGGATATTTTACCCACGCCACAAAAAGGTGAATTCGCGAAAGAGGATGGTGAGCAAGTGATTGACGCTAAAGGTAAGCGATTGATTAAATAGAATTTAATTTTTAATATCCACATTAGGAAGAGGATTAACCCTCTTCCTAATAAAACAAGAAAGTCTTTAGCCAATCATAAATCTTGCTTGTAAACTCATCCTGAGTTTACCCTCACATAAAAG from the Limnobaculum zhutongyuii genome contains:
- the arsC gene encoding glutaredoxin-dependent arsenate reductase; protein product: MHSVTIYHNPACGTSRNTLELIRNSGIEPTVIHYLETPPSRAELIKLIVDMGITARALLRKNVEPYETLKLDETQWSNDQLIDFMLEYPILINRPIVVTELGTKLCRPSEVVLDILPTPQKGEFAKEDGEQVIDAKGKRLIK